From the genome of Pseudomonas putida:
CTGATTTCTTAGGAGAGATTTTTCATGCAAGCGCTGCTCGACTCCGTAAAGTCACTGTCTGCGGACGAACGCAAGGCCCTGGCGGCCTTGCTTAAAAAGCAGGGGGTGAATCTGTATGGCGTCACCCCCATCTGCAAACGGGATCCGGGCCATCGGCCAGGGCTTTCCTATGCCCAGCAGCGCCAGTGGATTCTCTGGCAACTGGAACCCGATAGTGCAGGCTACAACCTGCCCGTGGCCCTGCGCCTGGTCGGTGCGCTGGACGTGGGGGCCTTGCAGCGCAGTTTCACTGCTCTGATCGCGCGGCACGAAACCCTGCGTACGCGCTTCGAGCAGGTCGATGGCCAGCCGCTGCAGGTCATCGAGCCGCCAAGCCCGTTCAGCCTCGAACCCGAGGCGGTGGAGCCCGCGCAAGTGCAGGCGTGGATCGACGCTGAAGCTGCCAAGCCGTTCGACCTCGAGCGTGGTCCGCTGCTGCGGGCGCGGCTGTTGCGTTTGGGCAGCGACGAGCATGTGCTGATGCTGACCCTGCACCACATCGTCTCCGATGGTTGGTCGACGCCGATCCTGGTGCGCGAACTGGTGGCCTTGTACGAGGGCGATTGCCAAGGTCGCGAAGTTTCGCTGCCGGCATTGCCGATCCAGTACGCCGACTATGCCCAGTGGCAACGCCAGTGGATGGAAGCCGGCGAGCAGGCACGGCAACTGGCGTACTGGAAAGAGCAACTGGGCGATGAACAGCCGGTGCTCGAATTACCCCTGGACCGCCTGCGCCCGGCGCGCTCGAGTTTCCGTGGCGCCCGTCTGCAGGTGCCGCTGAGCCCAGCGCTGAGCCAGGCCCTGCAAGGGCTGGCCCGCGAGCGCGGGGTGACGTTGTTCATGCTGTTGCTGGCTTCGTTCCAGACCTTGCTGCACCGCTACAGCGGGCAGCGCGACATTCGTGTGGGCGTACCGGTGGCCAACCGCAACCGGGTCGAAACCGAAGGCCTGATCGGCTTCTTCGTCAACACCCAAGTGCTGCGTGCGCAGTTCGACGTGGGCCTGGGCTTCGACCAGCTGCTGACCCAGGTGCGCCAGGCGGCGCTGGGCGCACAGGCGCACCAGGACCTGCCGTTCGAACAGCTGGTGGAGGCGTTGCAACCTGAGCGCAGCGTCAGCCATAGCCCGCTGTTCCAGGTGATGTACAACCACCAGAGCGCGAGCAAGACGGCGGTTGGCAGCGTGTCGGGGCTGGCCATCGAGCGTCTCGAAGGACAAGGCCATGTGGCCAAGTTCGACCTGAGCCTGGACAGTTTCGAGAGCGAAAACGGCTTGAGCGCAGCGTTCCTGTACTCGACCGACCTGTTCGATGCCTCGACCATCGAGCGTTTGGCGGGCCATTGGTTGAACCTGCTCGAAGCAGTCTGTCGCGATCCTGCGCAGGAAGTTGCAGCCCTGCCGCTGCTGGGCACCGGCGAGCGCCAGGCGCTGTTGCAGGCCTGGGACCACACCGGGCCGGAGGTGGTGCTGCCACCGGTGCATCAGTTGTTCGAGGCGCAGGTGCTGCGCACTCCGGATGCGGTGGCGGTTATCGGTCAGCGGCCTGGTGCCGAGTGCCAACTCACCTATCGGGAACTCAACCTCCAGGCCAACCGCCTGGCGCACTGGTTGATCGAGCAAGGCGTAGGCCCGGAGGGCCGCGTGGCAATCGCCATGAGCCGTAGCGAGCAAAGCCTGGTCGCATTCATGGCCGTGCTCAAGGCTGGTGGGGCTTATGTCCCGCTGGATGTGGCGTACCCGGCCGAGCGACTGCTGCACATGATGCGCGACAGCCACGCCGCGCTGGTATTGAGCGAAACGCAGTGGCTCGACCAACTGCCGTTGCCTTCAGGTACCCCTGGAGTGGCGTTGGACCAACTGCAGTTGGACGGCTACGACACCGCGAACCCTGGTGTACCGCTGGCTGCCGGTAACCTCGCCTACGTGATCTACACCTCCGGCTCCACCGGCCTGCCCAAGGGCGTGGCGGTCGAGCACGGCCCGCTGGCGATGCATATCCAGGCCACGGGCGAACGTTACGAAACCAGCCCCGCCGATTGCGAGCTGCACTTCATGTCGTTCGCCTTCGATGGCGCCCACGAAGGCTGGATGCACCCCCTGATCAATGGCGCCCGCGTACTGGTGCGCGACGACCGGCTGTGGCTGCCCGATGAAACCTGCGCACAGATGCACCGCCACGGCGTAACGATCGGCGTGTTCCCGCCGATCTACCTGCAGCAACTGGCCGAGCACGTGGAGCGCGAAGGCCATCCACCGGCGGTGCGGGTCTACTGCTTCGGTGGCGAAGCGGTGTCGCAGGCCAGCTACGAGCTGGCCCGGCGGGTGCTGAAACCGACCTGGATCTTCAACGGCTACGGCCCGACCGAAACGGTGGTCACGCCGCTGATCTGGAAGGCTGGCGTCGGCGACCCGTGCGGGGCGGCCTACGCGCCGATCGGCGAGTTGGTCGGCCACCGCAGCGGCTATGTGCTGGACGACGGGCTGGGCTTGCAACCGCAAGGGCTGGCCGGCGAACTGTACCTGGGCGGGCAGGGCATCGCCCGTGGCTACCTGGATCGCCCAGGGCTCACGGCCGAGCGTTTCGTGCCCGACCCATATGGCGCGCCGGGGGCGCGGCTGTACCGCAGTGGTGACCAGACCCGTTGCCGGGGCGATGGGCTGATGGAATACCTGAGCCGCGTCGACCACCAGGTCAAGGTGCGCGGCTTCCGGATCGAACTGGGCGAGGTCGAGGCCCGCCTGCTGGCGCATCCGCAGGTGCGCGAAGCCGTGGTACTGGCCCAGGACGGGCCGGCAGGCAAGCAGCTGGTGGGCTATGTGGTGGGGTCGGACGCGGTGCAGGGCAACGAAGTACGCCAGCACCTGAAAACCCTGCTGCCGGACTACATGGTCCCGAGCCATGTGCTGGTGATCCCGGCGCTACCGCTGACCCCCAACGGCAAGCTGGACCGCAAGGCCCTGCCGCTGCCGGACGTGAGCGCCTTGCAGCAGGGCTACGTGGCCCCGCGCAACGAAACCGAAGCGCAGCTGGCGGCGGTCTGGGCCGATGTGCTCAAACTCGAGCGGGTCGGCCTGGAGGACAACTTCTTCGAACTGGGCGGCGACTCGATCATGTCGATCCAGGTGGTCAGCCGTGCGCGCCACCAAGGCCTGCAGTTCACGCCCAAGGAGCTGTTCGAGCACCAGACGGTGGGCGAACTGGCCCAGGTGGTACGGCGCGGTGGCGCGGTGGCCATCGACCAGGGGCTGGTCAGTGGCGATGCGCCGCTGACGCCGATCCAGAGCGGCTTCGTGGAAGCGGCGATACCGCACCGCGACCACTGGAACCAGGCGGTGATGCTGGCCCCACGCGAGCCGCTGCAAGCGCCGGTGCTGGAGGCGGCGCTGCACGCGGTGCTCAGCCACCACGATGCGCTGCGCGCGTGTTTGCGCGACAACGGCCTGAACTACGACGGGCCAGTGCCCGCGGTGCTGTGGCAACGCCAGGCGCTGGACGATGCGGCGCTGGCCGAAGTGGCGGAGCAAGCGCAGCGCAGCCTGAGCCTGGAAGAGGGCTTGTTGCTGCGCGCTGTGCTGATCGACCGGGGCACGCAGGGCCAGCGCCTGCTGCTGGTGGTGCACCACCTGGTGATCGACGGGGTGTCGTGGCGAATCGTGCTGGAAGATCTGCAACAGGCGTACACCGACCTGGCAGCGCAGCGCACATTGGCCCTGCCGGCCAAGAGCGATGCTTTCAAGACCTGGGCCCGACGCTTGCGTGCACACGCCAACGAGCCAGGCTTTGCCAGCAGCTTGGCGTACTGGCAGGGGCAACTGCTCGATGCCTCCGATGCCTTGCCCTGCGACCGGCCTCACGGTCGGCAGACCCAGGGCGATACCCGCAGCGCACGTACACGCCTGGACCGTGATTGGACGCGGCGCCTGCTGCAGGAGATCCCCCACGTCTATCGAACGCAGATCAACGACTTGCTGCTCACCGCCCTGAGCCGGGTGGTGTGCCGCTGGACCGGGCAACCGTCGGCGCTGATCCGTCTGGAAGGGCACGGGCGCGAAGACTTGTTCGACGACGTCGACATCACCCGGACCGTCGGCTGGTTCACCAGTGTCTATCCGGTCTGCCTGAGCCCGAGCGAGGCGCTTGGCGATTCGATCAAGGCGGTCAAGGAACAACTGCGTGCGGTGCCGCACAAGGGCATCGGCTACGGCATGTTGCGTTACCTGGGAGATGAACCGACCCGGCAGGCCCTGGCGGCATTGCCGCAAGGGCAGATCGTGTTCAACTACCTGGGGCAGTTCGACCAGAGCTTCGACGAGCAGCAAGGCCTGTTCACTCCCGCCCAGGAAAGTAGCGGCGCCGGCCAGAGCAGCGAAACCCCGCTGCCGGCAAGGCTGTCGATCAATGGCCAGGTATTTGCCGGCGAGCTGGAACTGAACTGGACGTTCAGCCAGCAGGTTTATGACGATGCGACAGTACAGGCGCTGGCAGACGCTTTCACTGAAGAACTCAAGGCCTTGGTGAGCCACTGCGAAGCCACCCAAACCGGGGGGCTGACGCCGTCCGACGTGCCACTGGCCGGTCTTGACCAGGCGCACCTGGATCAACTACCGGTGGCTGCACGCGACATCGCCGACCTCTATCCGCTGTCGCCGATGCAGCAGGGCATGCTGTTCCACAGCCTTGGCCAGGAGGAGGGCGGCGCCTACGTCAACCAGTTGCGGGTCGATGTCCGTGGCTTGGACATCGAGCGTTTCCGCGCCGCCTGGCAAGCGACCGTGGATAGCCACGAGGTGCTGCGCGCCAGCTTCCTGAGTGGCCAGGCGCAAGCCCTGCAACTGATCCGCAAGCACGTGACCTTGTCCCTGGAGGCGCTTGACTGGCAGGGCCGCGACGACCTGGCCGCAGACCTGGAAGCGTTCGCCGATCGTGATCGGCAACGCGGGTTCGATCTTGAAAACGACCCTCTGTTGCGCCTGACCGCGATCAAGACCGGGCCAGACCTGCACCACCTGATCTACACCAACCACCACATCCTGATGGACGGCTGGAGCAACTCGCGGCTGCTGGGCGAGGTATTGCAACGCTATGCCGGGGTGCAAATCCCCGCGCCGAAAGGACGTTTCCGCGACTACATCCAATGGCTGGGCGCCCAGGATGCCGCTGCCAACCAGGCCTTCTGGGCCGAGCAGTTGCAGGCGTTCGACGAGCCGACCCGACTGGCCCAGGCCATCCGCCGCCCAGAGGGCGCCTTGGCGCATGGCCAAGGCGAATGGCACCAAGCGCTCGACGAGGCCACCACCCAGCGTCTGGTCGCCTTCAGCCGCCAACAGCACCTGACCGTCAACACCGTGGTGCAGGCTGCCTGGCTGCTGCTGTTGCACCGCTACACCGGGCAGGCCGGCGTCAGCTTCGGTGCGACCGTGGCCGGCCGGCCCGCGGCGCTGGTAGGCATCGAGGAGCAACTGGGGCTGTTCATCAACACCTTGCCGGTGTTCGCCCAGGTGCGCGCCGAGCAACCGGTGGAGCAATGGCTGGCACAGTTGCAGGCGCAGAACCTGAGCCTGCGCGAACGCGAGTACACGCCGCTGTATGACGTGCAGCGCTGGGCCGGTCGCGGCGGCGAAAGCCTGTTCGACACGCTGCTGGTGTTCGAGAACTACCCGGTGGCCGAGGCGTTGCAGCAGGGCGCACCGGCGGGGCTGGCGTTCGGCCAGGTCTACAACCGCGAACAGACCAACTACCCGATGACCTTGGGCGTGACCCTCGGCCAGCAATTGAGGGTGCACTACAGCTTCGACCGTTCGCTGTTCGCCGAGGCGGCCGTGGCGCAGCTCGGCGAACACTTCCTGGAGCTGCTGCTGGGCATCTGCGCAAACGCCAAGGCGCCCATCGGTGAGTTGCCGATGTTGCCAGCCAGCCAGCGTGACAAGGTGCTGCAGCAATGGAGCAACGGCGGTGCGATCGACGATGCGCCGGCTACCGTATTGCAGGCCATCGCAGCGCAGGTAGCCGCGCAGCCGGACGCCGTGGCCTTGATCTGCAACGGCCAGCGCTTGAGCTACAAGGCGCTCGACGACCGCGCCGAGGCATTGCTGCCAACCCTGCTGCGCAACGGCGCGGGCCCTGATGTGCCGATCGGCGTGGCGGTGGATCGCGGCCTGGACATGGTGGTCGGGCTGTTGGCCATTCTCAAGGCCGGCAGTGCCTACGTGCCACTGGATCCTGCCTATCCTCGCGAGCGCCTCCATTACATGATGGAGGACAGCGGTATGCGCCTGTTGCTCACGCAAAGTCACTGGGCGCAACAGTTGTCCCTGCCCAAAGGTGTCGACGCGTTGTGCCTGGATCACCCGCAGCAGTGGCTAGCCGACAACGAGGCCGGACGTCCCATGGAAGTAGACCCTCGGCACCTGGCCTACATCATGTATACCTCGGGCTCTACCGGCCGTCCCAAGGGCGTGAGCATCAGCCATGGTGCGCTGGCGGCGCATGCACGGATGTCCCAAGGGTTCTTCAACCTCGGGCGCGATGACCGTGTGCTGCAATTCGCCACCTTCAATTTCGACGGTTTCGTCGAGCAGCTTTACCCGGCGCTGATGTGCGGTGCCTCAGTGGTGATCCGTGGCAACGAGTTGTGGGACAGCGAGACGTTCTATCGTGAACTGCTGGCCAACGATATCAGTGTGGTCGACCTGACGACGGCCTACTGGTTCATGCTGGCGAAGGACTTCGCCGAGCGCGGTCCGCGTGATTATGGGCGCCTGCACCAGGTGCACGCCGGGGGCGAAGCGATGCCGCCGGAAGGGTTGGCAGCATGGCGGGCCGCAGGGTTGCAGCACGTCAGGTTGCTCAATACCTACGGGCCCACCGAAGCGACCGTCACGGTGTCGGCACAAGCCTGCGCACCTTACGTCGAGCAGGCCCAGACGTTGCCTGCGGTGATGCCGATTGGCCGGCCGTTGCCTGGCCGTAGCCTGTACCTGCTGGATGTCGATGGGCAGTTGGCGTCGGTAGGGGCGGCGGGGGAACTGACCATCGGTGGCGACTTGCTGGCCCGTGGTTACCATGGCCGGCCGGGTCTGACCGCCGAGCGCTTCATCCCCGACCCGTTCGGTGCGCCGGGGGCACGGCTTTATCGCTCCGGCGACCTGGCGCGTTATAGCGCCGATGGCGTCATCGACTACGCGGGACGAATCGATCACCAGGTCAAGATCCGCGGCTTGCGTATCGAGCTTGGCGAGATCGAGGCATCCCTGCAGTCGCACCCGAGCGTGCGTGAGGCCTTGGTGGTCGACGTGCCTGGGCCTGCCGGGCGGCAGTTGGTGGGGTATGTGGTGGCGGTGTTGCCCGGACACTCAGCGCAGCAGGTGGGCGATATCCTCAAGGCGCATTTGCGCGAGCGCCTGCCGGACTACATGGTGCCCAGCGTGCTCATGGTGCTGGCGAGCATGCCGTTGAGCCCCAATGGCAAGCTCGACCGCGCACGTCTTCCCGCGCCGAATGCCGAAGATGCCGGTGGTCGTCATGTCGAGCCCCGCACACCGCTGGAACGTCAGTTGGCCGCGATCTGGATGCAGGTGCTCAAGATCGATCGGGTCGGCGTGGAGGACAACTTCTTCGAGCTCGGTGGCGACTCGATTACCTGCATGCAGGTGGTCGCCCGGGTTCGAGACCTGGGCCACCCAGGCTTGCAGATCAAGGTCCGCGACCTGATCGGTAGACCGACCATTGGCCAGTTGCTCGAGCCAAGCACGGCGGACGCTGCGCTGTTGCCGCTCAACCGTGCGGTGGCAGGTAGAGCGCCGCTGTTCTGTGTCCATGGTGGGTTCGGCACGGTGTTCGACTACCAGCCCCTGGCCCGCGCCCTGGATGGCCGCCGCA
Proteins encoded in this window:
- a CDS encoding amino acid adenylation domain-containing protein, with protein sequence MSADERKALAALLKKQGVNLYGVTPICKRDPGHRPGLSYAQQRQWILWQLEPDSAGYNLPVALRLVGALDVGALQRSFTALIARHETLRTRFEQVDGQPLQVIEPPSPFSLEPEAVEPAQVQAWIDAEAAKPFDLERGPLLRARLLRLGSDEHVLMLTLHHIVSDGWSTPILVRELVALYEGDCQGREVSLPALPIQYADYAQWQRQWMEAGEQARQLAYWKEQLGDEQPVLELPLDRLRPARSSFRGARLQVPLSPALSQALQGLARERGVTLFMLLLASFQTLLHRYSGQRDIRVGVPVANRNRVETEGLIGFFVNTQVLRAQFDVGLGFDQLLTQVRQAALGAQAHQDLPFEQLVEALQPERSVSHSPLFQVMYNHQSASKTAVGSVSGLAIERLEGQGHVAKFDLSLDSFESENGLSAAFLYSTDLFDASTIERLAGHWLNLLEAVCRDPAQEVAALPLLGTGERQALLQAWDHTGPEVVLPPVHQLFEAQVLRTPDAVAVIGQRPGAECQLTYRELNLQANRLAHWLIEQGVGPEGRVAIAMSRSEQSLVAFMAVLKAGGAYVPLDVAYPAERLLHMMRDSHAALVLSETQWLDQLPLPSGTPGVALDQLQLDGYDTANPGVPLAAGNLAYVIYTSGSTGLPKGVAVEHGPLAMHIQATGERYETSPADCELHFMSFAFDGAHEGWMHPLINGARVLVRDDRLWLPDETCAQMHRHGVTIGVFPPIYLQQLAEHVEREGHPPAVRVYCFGGEAVSQASYELARRVLKPTWIFNGYGPTETVVTPLIWKAGVGDPCGAAYAPIGELVGHRSGYVLDDGLGLQPQGLAGELYLGGQGIARGYLDRPGLTAERFVPDPYGAPGARLYRSGDQTRCRGDGLMEYLSRVDHQVKVRGFRIELGEVEARLLAHPQVREAVVLAQDGPAGKQLVGYVVGSDAVQGNEVRQHLKTLLPDYMVPSHVLVIPALPLTPNGKLDRKALPLPDVSALQQGYVAPRNETEAQLAAVWADVLKLERVGLEDNFFELGGDSIMSIQVVSRARHQGLQFTPKELFEHQTVGELAQVVRRGGAVAIDQGLVSGDAPLTPIQSGFVEAAIPHRDHWNQAVMLAPREPLQAPVLEAALHAVLSHHDALRACLRDNGLNYDGPVPAVLWQRQALDDAALAEVAEQAQRSLSLEEGLLLRAVLIDRGTQGQRLLLVVHHLVIDGVSWRIVLEDLQQAYTDLAAQRTLALPAKSDAFKTWARRLRAHANEPGFASSLAYWQGQLLDASDALPCDRPHGRQTQGDTRSARTRLDRDWTRRLLQEIPHVYRTQINDLLLTALSRVVCRWTGQPSALIRLEGHGREDLFDDVDITRTVGWFTSVYPVCLSPSEALGDSIKAVKEQLRAVPHKGIGYGMLRYLGDEPTRQALAALPQGQIVFNYLGQFDQSFDEQQGLFTPAQESSGAGQSSETPLPARLSINGQVFAGELELNWTFSQQVYDDATVQALADAFTEELKALVSHCEATQTGGLTPSDVPLAGLDQAHLDQLPVAARDIADLYPLSPMQQGMLFHSLGQEEGGAYVNQLRVDVRGLDIERFRAAWQATVDSHEVLRASFLSGQAQALQLIRKHVTLSLEALDWQGRDDLAADLEAFADRDRQRGFDLENDPLLRLTAIKTGPDLHHLIYTNHHILMDGWSNSRLLGEVLQRYAGVQIPAPKGRFRDYIQWLGAQDAAANQAFWAEQLQAFDEPTRLAQAIRRPEGALAHGQGEWHQALDEATTQRLVAFSRQQHLTVNTVVQAAWLLLLHRYTGQAGVSFGATVAGRPAALVGIEEQLGLFINTLPVFAQVRAEQPVEQWLAQLQAQNLSLREREYTPLYDVQRWAGRGGESLFDTLLVFENYPVAEALQQGAPAGLAFGQVYNREQTNYPMTLGVTLGQQLRVHYSFDRSLFAEAAVAQLGEHFLELLLGICANAKAPIGELPMLPASQRDKVLQQWSNGGAIDDAPATVLQAIAAQVAAQPDAVALICNGQRLSYKALDDRAEALLPTLLRNGAGPDVPIGVAVDRGLDMVVGLLAILKAGSAYVPLDPAYPRERLHYMMEDSGMRLLLTQSHWAQQLSLPKGVDALCLDHPQQWLADNEAGRPMEVDPRHLAYIMYTSGSTGRPKGVSISHGALAAHARMSQGFFNLGRDDRVLQFATFNFDGFVEQLYPALMCGASVVIRGNELWDSETFYRELLANDISVVDLTTAYWFMLAKDFAERGPRDYGRLHQVHAGGEAMPPEGLAAWRAAGLQHVRLLNTYGPTEATVTVSAQACAPYVEQAQTLPAVMPIGRPLPGRSLYLLDVDGQLASVGAAGELTIGGDLLARGYHGRPGLTAERFIPDPFGAPGARLYRSGDLARYSADGVIDYAGRIDHQVKIRGLRIELGEIEASLQSHPSVREALVVDVPGPAGRQLVGYVVAVLPGHSAQQVGDILKAHLRERLPDYMVPSVLMVLASMPLSPNGKLDRARLPAPNAEDAGGRHVEPRTPLERQLAAIWMQVLKIDRVGVEDNFFELGGDSITCMQVVARVRDLGHPGLQIKVRDLIGRPTIGQLLEPSTADAALLPLNRAVAGRAPLFCVHGGFGTVFDYQPLARALDGRRSVVGIQSRMLVDAGWADHSLEATAQDYVRLVREQQPQGPYHLLGWSLGGTLVSLMTAELERQGEQVAFLGLVDSFVETVAVAPAADTWLTDLHGFWALIAPGLDLAPLHAVGSDEMDQAQVCELFESILASVAQGADRQGNGFLALSAGELAGIFHAARKLRRLAEQFEGCGPVAAKPLAWWTPGRERQVLQLERQLGQDLSGVAALACTHVDITRHEAVLEALVQRLG